DNA sequence from the Glycine soja cultivar W05 chromosome 18, ASM419377v2, whole genome shotgun sequence genome:
cacacccacggaaaaaaatcccaaacatgggtacttgaacatggaaaaagggttcatttcctatttttttggattttgaggctttgttttgacgtgttagttgacggaaccatggaacgagactattttttttggattctttgatgtccaaacatgagaaatggccgccctccattgtctcagggcacaggcacacccacggaaaaaaatctcaaacatgggtacttgaacatggaaaaagggttcatttcctatttttttggattttgaggctttgttttgacgtgttagttgacggaaccatggaacgggactattttttttggattctttgatgtccaaacatgagaaatggccgccctccgttgtctcagggcactggcacacccacgcaaaaaaatcccaaacatgggtacttgaacatggaaaaagggttcatttcctatttttttggattttgaggctttgttttgacgtgttagttgacggaaccatggaacgggactattttttttggattctttgatgtccaaacatgagaaatggccgccctccattgtctcagggcacaggcacacccacggaaaaaaatcccaaacatgggtacttgaacatggaaaaagggttcatttcctatttttttggattttgaggctttgttttgacgtgttagttgacggaaccatggaacgggactattatttttggattctttgatgtccaaacatgagaaatggccgccctccattgtctcagggcacagacacacccacgcaaaaaaatcccaaacatgggtacttgaacatggaaaaagggttcatttcctatttttttggattttgaggctttgttttgacgtgttagttgacggaaccatggaacgagactattttttttggattctttgatgtccaaacatgagaaatggccgccctccattgtctcagggcacaggcacacccacggaaaaaaatcccaaacatgggtacttgaacatggaaaaagggttaatttcctatttttttggattttgaggctttgttttgacgtgttagttgacagAACcatggaacgggactattttttttggattctttgatgtccaaacatgagaaatggccgccctccattgtctcagggcacagacacacccacgcaaaaaaatcccaaacatgggtacttgaacatggaaaaagggttcatttcctatttttttggattttgaggctttgttttgacgtgttagttgacggaaccatggaacgggactattttttttggattctttgacgtccaaacatgagaaatggccgccctccattgtctcagggcacagacacacccacgcaaaaaaatcccaaacatgggtacttgaacatggaaaaaagattcatttatgtaattcttacaaacaaaactcatgattttaaaaacttatgttttttatgtaattcttacaaacatggaaaaagggttcatttatgtaattcttacaaacatgggtacttgaacatggaaaaagggttcacttatgaattattaatcattttaaaaacttttattttttatgtaattctgacaaacaaaactcatgattctaggttccctttttttaaaaataaatttaaaacaaccgtaaacttcgcttaaggaccacaaacaatcggaataacaaactatattataaaataataaactgtgcaaaacacgtcaactatattaaacaaaaactgtaataattacaaatattcatgtcaactacaacacaacaaaataaatacaatgatcaatggtccgtgcggcgtctctgacgagccctgaccgtcccatcagcactgggtccccctctcgcgatcgtcaggcagtcctgcataatgtcatataactctgtgcctgcagtgactatcctaaggttgagcacacgctccaacctctgtgcaatcgcctcatatccctcgtaatcatcctgtcaaagtcagtaaaaacatttattatgaaattcaaaataaataacaactcataaaacattaaacgcgcaaataatcttaccacatatggaggggggtcaaatgccactggaacctgggggctgggcggctgtatgtagtcctcagggtctgcagctggtgcatccctctgctggtcagctgcctgggtcagtgtcatgaaagggtgagatatgcggaaaaaccactcaatgtaatccgcagatacctgcccaggcactagacaaggctgacccgcaggtagtaagtgatccgcaaactccatccacctgtcatctatctgatcctgtgacaatcgtgcactaacaggcggcggagggatgctctggatgtaaccgaactgacgtaccaccctctccggtcgaactgtgacgatcataggaccccatctgagctgaccctggaacgatgaaatctcctgaaacgccctaacaccccgatgctccgtgtacggcaaccaggacacatctgtgaATGTCAACAACGTGCCCTGTAGGGTGCTCCTGTGATGcccttcatgtgcgccttcgacgtcaaccaccgggaagcacgtggggacgtctcctggtatgtatcgtcagttacgcactgatgcacactagggaagtgctcatagatccagcactacacaataattgaggttaacataacataaaaacatgtttaaatcataatcgaacctaacatattaataaacacaaaatttacctgaagtaacgtcaagtaccccgcaagctgttgggtggtggtcctacaagcctcatctaactggtcatacatatgaaccagcgcggcaaccccccaagcgtaaccaccactatgagcgaggtcccggaaagcgtcaaggtggaccacatgcacgtatgttgcactcttattagcaaaaagagtgcaaccgacaaggTGCAGCAGATAAGCGCGAGCTGCGACAATCCACCGCCGGGCCTGACATCTGGTCTCATAAATGTCACGAACCCATCCTAATCGTACATATGCTCCACGTGTGAGTGCTGTCTCGGCTCTGGCCTCCTCCGCAGACACTTCCAGCAACTCCGTGAGCAAGAACCtggcctcctccgtagaaagagcgtggaaactgtgcaaggcgccagtgatggcaaatgtagaatggacgacacatcatccaatgtgatcgtcagctctcctactggaaggtggaaggtgctagtctcactgtgccacctctccacaaatgcggatataagtccaggatcgccagtaataactgaacaatctatcagtggacttaatcctgtggcagccaccaggccttcaatctcaggcactggcctcccaatcagtgtcaccttcctcccatgtgacactaacttcaaatcaggacgttcctgatttgaagtacaaattatacaattattaaaaaaaaatttatcataaacaaataaataaacaatgacaaataattaacaaattaaaatacctgtccactccacacggcatgtgcaacatgctcggcaaatgatgtgagcactgacgggtcacgtggaccaccagggaatccctctgcagcatcatcaccatctgacccctcaccactatcagcaccctgtgcgtccgcacgcatctcaggtgcctccgtaggctgctcagggacatcatcagtcatatcagcgacgtcctcagccatatcacgtccctctgtagtcatctgatgaacgcgtagcctacgggctgaggcagtaggcctacgcctctcgggaacatcgccagcatcctcgtcagcagctctatctctgcctacaactctacctatggcacgacctaaacctcgtgttctggccatgatctgtaaatcatgtcgaacacgtatttttttcggtcaaaatatacacaattttctttataaaaaatcaactttatttataaacaaataagactaacttaaatcaaattattttcacacatacacgacctaattttttttaaaaaaattaaacaacttcatttatataaaaaaaaaaacaactaatgtaaaaaaaattattaataaacatgcacaacttaattttttttataaaaattaaacaacttcatttataaaaaaaaacacaactaatgtaaaaaaaattaattagtaaacatccaactcttaatttaaaaaaaaaaataagaaacttcatttctaaaaaaaaacacaactaaattacttagtaaacatccacaagttaatttttttaaaaaaaaaataaacaacttcatttataaaaataaaacacaactaatataaaaataattcattactaaacatccacaacttaatttttaaaaaaaattaaacaactaatgtaaaaaaaattatttagtaaacatccacaatttttttagtaaataaaatacttcatttataataaaataaactaattaattataaaaaattagtatttttataaaacttccaaaacacacaactttaattataaaaatagacaacttcatttttaaagaaaaaacactaatttaaaaaaataaacaataaacaaaaacaaacacaactacttttataaaaaaaaattaatttacaaattaatatttagtaaaaatacacaatttaaattataaaaaaaatatgacatcaaaAACCTAAACTTCATTTtacataaaatctaaaaaacaaaataaccaaaataaataaaataattcatttaaaaaaaataaaaacaatttctgtttaaaaaaatttataaaaaaaaacacaaaaaaaacaaaaaaaccacttccggaagaagtggttcttccggaaacattccggaagaaggggttcttccggaaaggtcttccaaaaatttgaaagttcttccggaagagtgcgtcttccggaattcttccggatgaaccacttcttccggaaagttctCGGAAGAGTTTTTCCGggagtcttccggaagaagggttcttccgaaagacgtttggttacttccggaagaacacttcttccggaaactttccggaaaatgttcttccggaacttccggaagaacccctaacgggtcttccggaagacttCTCCGTCAGCCTTTTCCGCCATTTTTTCTGGCGTACTCTCGTCTTCTCCCctctcgtcttctaccctaaggttccatTGCTATGCTAAGGTTCCATTGTTATGCTAAGGTTCCATTGCTATGCTAACAGTGATGCACATTACAAGCTAAGGGTAAGGGGAACTAACCTGttcgcggagaagaagaagaaagcctTGGCGCGCCTCGTGGAGAAGAAGCTTCacggagaagagaagaagaagcaggttccgggagaagaagctgttccgggagagaagaagaagctgtgTTCCGGGAGAGAAGAAGAATCTGTGTTCCGGGAGAGAAGAAGAATTTGTTCGAAAAAAAGTCTTCCGGAAATTACATTtgcgttttttataattttattttaaagggcAAAATGATACTTTCAATAagttgttgggtgcaccagcaatattgctgggtgcacctagcaactcccAGGATCTTATGGTGCAGTAATTTTAGAACCAACAATTCCTATCCAATTTTTCACATCTATCTTTTGTATTCAGGATGCGCcacaaaaatgagaagaaaaacaaaaagaaaatgggCATGCCCCCCTTTCCACTTGTAGGATCTTATCCAGTGTTACGTAGAGGTAGCTAGGTGTTGCATAAACgccttaattatttttgtcaaaatattaatgatagTAAGAGATCTTATAATGTAAAATAAGcgtaagaaaaattatgttatcgCATAGAATTTTTATGATACTGGTGAATTTGGTTTGGTGGTggtatttaaaatatgctttatTAGGATTTCTAACTTGTTGGGATAGTTTTACTTAAATTGTGCATTTTTaacttttctgttttcattaTATCTAAACTTGCTTGTCACAAACTTTTCCATCACTACATGTAACATTGCTCTATTAGTAATAGGTTGAGTGCTTGGAAAATTTCTTCAATTCATATATGGCATGacttatttttatgaatcataTTGTTGTTTTAGgcttgattatatttttaattctttaaatttagaatctatattttttaatctccaaataaaaatttgtatttttctgatccttaaatttacaaaagatttttttagtctcttttaTCTGATTTTTGCCTGTTCAAAAGCACAatttattacaatatttttaatgcaacaaagacttaaaaaaattgcaaattcgagaaactgaaaaataagaatttaaatttaggaaaaaaaaagtaaaatctccaaatttttgataataaaaacatatttaaaccataGAATCTAGATTAAATTAAGGATATTGTTACACCCGGTCCCTTTTATTGCTAAGTAAACTACCATTTCCTTTTCAAACATTCTTCTTTTCCTTGCACACTCTCTCTTTCATAGTAACAACATATCATCCTTTCTTTCATCACTCTCCCTTCATCTTCCCTTGAGTCCTTTTCTTCAATCTCTCTTTATTCCCCTCTTGTTTGGTCTCTTGTTCTAGCATTAGGGTTTTCTATCTTTCAAACTCCAATGTAGTATGTTTATGTTTCTAActacttttctttcttgtttttatttttgtccattCACACAACATCATTAATCTCTCTTTTTTACATATGCAACAACATATGACTATATCTTAAATTTGTCCAAGTTGTTATAATGGAGTATCTTTTAAAGTTAGATTgaagaattgattttaattatatgttttctCCACTTCACTTGCttcattttatacaaattttccTTTATATAGGATTATTAATGGTCTTAGTGTTCTCCTTGAATTCttctaaatcttttttttacattCCATAATGTTCTTTTCATGGCACAAAATAATATTCCAAAAAATACTTTTCAGgtcattagtttattttaaaaattctggaaaatattttctgaaaccCAAAGTCATTATTCTCGGAAGTACTTTTGGAatgttaaaaacaaaacattattcCAAAAAGTACAttctagtatatatatatatatatatatatatatatatatacattaaaataaattagaagaaaaaagcaAATGAGAGACTACTTGGCCAAAAAGGAGAGTGAATATAATACCAAAAGCTTATATAATATCCTAACCAAGTTTTCAATCTAACCCATGGATCGACTCCGACgagtttcattttcaaaataggGTGTTAAGAGTCGGTGTAAACTGTGCACCTAAAACTCAAATTTGTATTTCACCACCAAGATTCGGGTCGGGAACCGGGTTTTACCCGACCCATTACGTAATTAACCCCGAAATAGTACCCATGGAGTCACGTGCGCAAGCGCAAGCCATAAACCCTAACACAGGGCTTTTCCCCTTCTCTCTCGCTCTCTTTCGCTGCGTCCTCGGTTATGGCTTCTCGCAGGCTCTCATCATCTCTGCTCCGACCATTCCTCCGTCGATCTCTGCCGGAATTTCAAGCTCCGACCCCTTTCCGGCTATTCTCTGTCCCAAACTTTTCCACTCGCGTTTCTCCGATCGCCGTAAGCATCCGCTTCATTCATTTCCTTACACTTTTTTCGCACTCGATTTTGATCttgtgctgctgctgctgctgctgctgctgttgaATCAAGTAACAAGGACAATCGATGTATTTTAATCAGATTAAGATAGGCTTGGTTAGGGTGAATACGATGGGAATGTATCTTCACCTTGTTGTGTTTGAATGACAGAGTCCTATCGTTATGGTTTTATAATGACTATATGATGTAACATGGTGTTATAGTATGTCAACTGATATCATATAATCCTGAATTGTGATTGGAAGTTTGTTAAGTTATAGATAATAATGTTTAGTATAGTTGTGATCTGCTCTGTTTTCTTGTTAATTATGCTTGATTGAGTGGAGTGAATAGAGGAATTAAAGATACATAAGTATTTAGAGCTCTTCAAGGGGTATTTTTGGGTTTGTTGGGATAAACTTTTCCAACAGCGTTGATAGGAGaataaaacaagaagaaaaataaatgaaataagtttatccataagctaaaattagcttatacaTAAGCTAATTTCTAGAAGTTCTCTCACTTCAGCTTCTCCAAAagctaatttttaaattgtgcATACCTAATTTCACTTATGAAgaaacttatttcattttttcttctcttataagtGCTTATGGAAAAGTTTATCTAAGGCCATGTTTATTCTATGTTTCAGTTTAGTTTTTTTGAAGGTGTGGCCTTGGTATATAGACTGACTCAAATTGACTGTGTGATATAAACTCTTATTGGTGCTTGATTTTGTCATCATTTCTTTTGCAGATTACAAAATTACCTGGGACTGAGGTATTCTCACAATTTGAGTCCGGTAATGGTTTAGCATCAGTGCTGAGAAGCTCTGGAATGGGCTTGTACCAGCCAGCTGGGGGGCTTGTACCGCCTTTTGCTAGCAGGTTTATGTCAACAGAGGCAACTTCTGTTGATTCTTCTTCTCAAGATAGTTCGATGCTGGAGCCTGAAGTTCCTCCTCGTATCAAATTTAAGAGATTAGACAAAACTGCCAGGCACATTATGCAGGCATGTAGCTGCTCTGGATTGTTTTaaataatgacattttttttgtcacttGTAAAAATGGTTGGTATTTATATCCTTTAGATTTTAGACAAGGAGGCAGTAGAGGAGGTGAGAGGGCAAAGAGAGATACCTGACATAAAGCCCGGTTATATTGTGCAACTCAAAGTGGTAtggaatttattttctattcataTTTGTTTGCTTGGTTTTTGTTTGTGATAGTAATATGATCTTTTGTTTACTAACATCTGATATAACAGGAAGTACCTGAAAATAAGAGGCGTGTCTCTATTATAAAAGGCATTGTTATCGCAAGACGTAATGCTGGACTCAATACTACATTCAGAATTAGGAGGCAGGTCGCTGGGGTTGGGATTGAATCTCTATTCCCTCTGTAAGTATTACCTTCCCATATTTTAAGTAGATATGGTTTTACTATTTGAACTGGTAAaacattctttttccatttattGGCATTTGAGGAGGGTTTAGTTAAATTGTGTCACTGACCATAAAGATAAAAAGACGATATAAATAATTACTTCAGGTGATGATAATTATTTGGAATTCTAATAATGGGCTCATTGTTTGGGTTGTTTATTATAAAGCCCCTTGTCAAATAAAAATGTCTCAAATTtatgataagaaagaaaaaagcaatttttaattagaaagagtaactactaaaaaaaaatgctagtgtaaacataattatttcaaaaacttGTTCAAATGCACATTTCTTTTTTGGTGGAAGCTAGGGGAAAAACCCCATATTCTAATGCACATTAATTTAGTGTTTAGAAAAAGACTTATTGGAATGTAAATTTTAATTCCTGTTTAATCTGTAATCCCCCGCAAGCATTATCTATAGTGGAATAAGTGAACTTTGGGGTGTAAGCGGATGCGAGTCACCCGCGAACCCGAATTGACCCAAACAATTTAGGTTGGAtaatttttgtgtttggatcaaaTCTGAATCGAATCAATCAAATCCGTTGAATTTTGGGTTCGGTCATGGGTTTTAATATCTAAACCTGTTGACCCGGCCTATTGATcagttaatttatattaaattattattattattattattattattattaatatataatatatatttttaaatattaaaaaaaatcaaatactatTGACGGTTAATTACATAGACTTATCGACCTAAATTGAGTAAGCATCAATGCATTCTTAACCTTTAGGATCAAAGTTAGAaggattttattgattaaaaccACTTTAGATGGGCTCTAAAAATATTTAGGATCTATTTACAAAGAGTAGGCATCATAATGGCTCATTAGTTTtggtagaaaaaaatgtttgaaactCATCTTCACCATTCTTATTGAAACTCTTCATCTTGAATATGGTATGCTTAATTTTCCATCCCCATGGATAGATGCATAGTTAAGAGTCAGTGGGGTCACTGGGGTGGAGTGAGGTCATCAcaaagttttctttttaataaaaaatctaacaagAAACAGTTgtgtttgattcatttaataaaaaatttagcttataaaaaatattgcattttaaaaaaatagatgaaattaAATGTTTTGACCCGTTGATCCAACCCAATCCAAACTATTTACAAACGGGTTGGTTTGGgttgagtttcatttttttc
Encoded proteins:
- the LOC114394854 gene encoding 50S ribosomal protein L19-1, chloroplastic-like, producing the protein MASRRLSSSLLRPFLRRSLPEFQAPTPFRLFSVPNFSTRVSPIAITKLPGTEVFSQFESGNGLASVLRSSGMGLYQPAGGLVPPFASRFMSTEATSVDSSSQDSSMLEPEVPPRIKFKRLDKTARHIMQILDKEAVEEVRGQREIPDIKPGYIVQLKVEVPENKRRVSIIKGIVIARRNAGLNTTFRIRRQVAGVGIESLFPLYSPNIKEIKVLDKKRVRRAKLYYLRERMNPLKN